The genomic stretch ATGCAAGGGGGAGTGCATGGGtatttggggtgcagggggtggtgCATGGGTGCAAGAGGTGAGCATGGGTGCTTAGGGTGCAGGGGAGTGTGtatgggtgcaggggggtgtgCATGCGtatttggggtgcaggggatggTGCATGGGTGCAGAAAGGTGTATATGGGtatttggggtgcagggggtggtgCATGGGTGCAAGAGGTGAGCATGGGTGCTTAGGGTGCAGGGGAGTGtgcatgggtgcaggggggtgtgCATGCGTATTTGGGGTGCAGCGGATGGTGCATGGGCGCAGGGGAATGTGCATGGGtatttggggtgcaggggacagcacatgggtgcagggggatgtgcATGGGtatttggggtgcaggggatggtgcgtgggtgcaggggggtgtgCATGGGtatttggggtgcaggggacggtgcatgggtgcagggggatgtgcATGGGtatttggggtgcaggggacggTGCGTGGGTGCAGGAAGGTGTATGTGGGTGCTTAGGGTGCAGGGGGTGGtgcatgggtgcaggggggtgtagatgggtgctcagggtgcagggggtggtgcatgggtgcaggggggtgtagatgggtgctcagggtgcagggggtggtgcttagggtgcagggggtggtgcatgggtgcaggggggtgtagatgggtgctcagggtgcagggggtggtgcatgggtgcaggggggtgtagatgggtgctcagggtgcagggggtggtGCTTAGGGTGCAGGGGGTGGTGCATGGGTGCAGGGGTTGTGCATGGGTAtttggggtgcgggggggtgcATGGGTGTCTGCATTCAGGGTGCCAGGGTGCTCCCCTGCCCCGCGTGCCCGGCTGGGCCCCAAGAACTACAACTCCCAGCAGCCCCCGCGCGACGCCGCTTCCGGCCGGTTCCGGGCGGGGCTCGTGCGGCCGGCAGCGGGTGTGCGCGcgccggggggtgcggggggggggtgcgtgGGTCGGGGGGTGCGTGAAGAGCGGGTGCGCGGGGCCAGGGGGTTCGGGAGGGTGCGAGGGtcgggggggggcgtggggcaggggggtgcatGGGCGGGGGGTGCACAgagcggggggggcccggggggtgcACGGAGCAGGGGGTGCGTGAGcagggggtgcatggggtggggggtgcgtGGGCAGGGGGTGCACGGAGCAGGGGGGGGACACGAGCAAGGGGGGCACAGCgtggggggggtccagggggtgCATCAGCAGGGGGGtgcgtggggcagggggtgcgtGAGCAGGGGGTGCACAGAACGGGAGGGTCCAGGGGgtgcatggggcagggggggctgcgTGAGCAGGGGGTGCACGGAGCAGGGGGTTCATGGGGTGGGGGCTGCGTGAGCAGGGAGTGCACAGAACGGGGGGGCCCGAGGGgtgcatggggcagggggggtgtgTGAGCTGGGGGTGCATGGAGCAGGGGGGTGCGTGGAGCAGGGGGGTGCACAGGGCGGGGGGTGCACAGAacgggggggtccagggggtgCATGAGCATGGGGTGCACAGAatgggggggtccagggggtgCATGAGCAGGGAGTGCACAGAACAGGGGGTGCACAGAacgggggggtccagggggtgCATGAGCATGGGGTGCACAGAAcggggggggtccagggggtgCATGAGCAGGGGGTGCACAGAACAGGGGGGTCCAGGGGGTGCATGAGCAGGGAGTGCACAGAACAGGGGGGTCCAGGGGGTGCATGCAGCAGGAGGGTGCCCGCAGCTGGGGTACATGAGCATGGGGGTGCATGGAGCAGAGGGGTGCACAGAGCAGGGGGTTTATAGGGTGGGGGGTGCATGAGCAGGGGGTGCACAGAATGGGGGGTTCCAGGGGGTGCGTGAGGCAGGGGTACGTGAGCAGGGGGTGCACGGAGCAGGGGGGCCccgggggcacagggctgcagcagcgcTGACGCCCCGCAGCCACCCGGCATCGGTCCCCAGCACCGCCGGAGCCGCCATGGAGCGTGGCTGCGTGATGGACACGTCGGAACCGGGCAGCGccgccgaggaggaggaggagaaggtgacGGAGCCGCGGCCCAGGACCCGCTCCAACCCCGAGGGGGCCGAGGATCGGGCCCTGAGCGCCCAGGCCAGTGTGGGCAACCGCAGCGAGGGGGAGGGCGAGGCGGCCAGCGCCGACGACAGCCCGCAGGGCACGGCTGCGCCCGACGGCACCGCctggcccggccccgcgccccccaccGAGGTCCAGGTGAAGACGCCGCGGGTGAACTGCCCCGAGAAGGTGGTGAGTGTCTGCGGGGAGCGTGGCGCGGCCCCGATGCCGGGgtgaggggctgcggggggctcaGCCGTGGCTCTCTTCCCTGCAGATCATCTGCCTGGACCTGGCAGAGGAGATGGCTCTGCCCAAACTGGAGTCCTTCAATGGGTGAGTGTTGGGGGCTGCTCCCAggacccccggggaccccaGCTTTCCCAGGGGACAGGCGCAGTTGGGGCCCGGGGTGATGCTGGTCCCCGCTGAGCTCCGGCCCCCGCGGCAGGTCCAAGACCAACGCGCTGAACATCTCGCAGAAGATGATCGAGATGTTCGTGAGGACGAAGCACAAGATCGACAAGTGCCACGAGTTCGCGCTGGTGGTGGTGAACAACGACGCCACGTGGGTgagcggggccgcggggacggggatggggctGGCGACGGGTTCGGCTCCGCGCCCCCCTCACCCCGGCTCCTCTCAGCTCTCAGGGTTCACCTCGGACCCCCGCGAGGTCTGCAGCTGCCTCTACGACCTGGAGACCGTCGTCTGCAAATCATTCAGTATCCCACCGCCTGCGGGGCTGGGACAGGGGGCCAGGACCCCACGGGGTCCCTTGGGTGCAAATGGGGTCCCTTGGGTGCAAACAAGGTCCCTCTGGCATAAGTGGGGACCCTCCAAGCCCGTTGCCTGCAGATGGCAGCAGATCCGCGGCCTCGCTGGCATCCCCGGCACAGCCGAGCCGGCTGCGGCACAGATCGGTGTTGGCGTTTGAGGCCGGAGGGTCGAACCGAGCCCCTGAATCCCCCAAGGCAGGTTTTAACGCCGGACCCTCCAGACCCACCAAACACCCGTTTTTATCGGTGTTTTCTCCCCACCCTGGTCCATCCCCCGTGCCCGGTGCGATCGCTTCCCTCTGCGGGAGCTTCCCGGGTGCCCCGGTGCCAGCGTGGCCGCCGGGCCGGGGTGCGGGAGgtccccggggcgggcaggggtcCGTGTGCCAGGATCAGTCCTTACCTGGGGCTGCAGATCTGGAAGGGCTCTTCAACCTGATGTGAGTacggccgggggggcggcgggggctctgCGGGGGGTCGGGGCGCCCA from Pelecanus crispus isolate bPelCri1 chromosome 20, bPelCri1.pri, whole genome shotgun sequence encodes the following:
- the BABAM1 gene encoding BRISC and BRCA1-A complex member 1 isoform X2, translating into MERGCVMDTSEPGSAAEEEEEKVTEPRPRTRSNPEGAEDRALSAQASVGNRSEGEGEAASADDSPQGTAAPDGTAWPGPAPPTEVQVKTPRVNCPEKVIICLDLAEEMALPKLESFNGSKTNALNISQKMIEMFVRTKHKIDKCHEFALVVVNNDATWLSGFTSDPREVCSCLYDLETVVCKSFNLEGLFNLIQQKIELPVTENVQTIPPPYVVRTILVFGRPGCQPQFSMSEHMKKMLQCPYFFFDVVYIHNGVEEKDDETSWKEMYAFFSSLDTKGTNYKYEVSLTGPAVELHNCMAKLLAHPLQRPFQTHAAYSLLEEDEPPEIEATV